The DNA segment GTGTTAAGTTGCTGGTTGTGCTGAGTAAAAAGGCGTCATACATGCTCGAATGGTTCTTTTGACTAAATGTTCAACATTAAGTTAACTTTTAACAGAGAGATGGCAACAAGTTTCagcattaaaaagtaaattctgtTTGAAATGGCTGTTTTAGTGAACATTTTGTGACCTTATGGAACAGCATTGATTGAGGTCCCTGGAGACAGAGGGATGATGTATGAGAGAAGGATTATGTCTTCAACTATGTCATCTTTTTGTGTCAGATTTTTCAAGGTAAAAGATTTGTATCAGAAAATACTGAGGGAAGATTGAGCTTCAGCAGGCTTGTTATTTGTCATATTAAATTTGCCATAATCAAGTTTGACAGGCTtctctctgttcttttccaACAGACAATATTATTGTTGAAGATTAGTCAGATGCCTTCCGTCCATTCTCTGCCTCACATGCTATGTCATGCAAGCTTTGAAACACTTAGCACATAATTTAAATGAATGACTAATTTGGCAAGCATAATGGAAGGCACGCATACTGTCCTTCAATTGCACAAACCCATAATGGAGCTTTGTTACATCAGCTTCTATCATCCAGAGGGAAAAGTCAGAGGATTTACATACAAGGGCTGTGTAACTCTGGATAGAACCAGTAAACGTTTCTGTAGCTGCTACCAAGTAAGGGAGAGAATGGAGATGGAGCTGAGAGAACAGCCATATGAAAACTTTGGAGATATTATTTTCAAGCAAACTACCACAAAAGACATTCTCATTGAACTGTACAAACTAactgctgaaaaggaaaaactgttaTCCAGTTTTCTGAGGTCACATCATATTCTGGGCCTTAACACAGGACATCAGGAAGGAAAGCGACAGGATGTTTCTGGAGTCTTGAAAATTAAAGGTGATGATTACTCCAGTTTTACACATCAGCAGGAGTTCTTTCAGGATTCCCCGAAGAGAGACAATTTGAATCataaaaaaatgaggaaatacagaaggaaagagagctTTGAGGAGTTTAGACACcggaaagggggaaaaaagatacaTGAACATCTTTCTTTACTGAGTGTGCAAGATAAGCAACTGGAAAATAAGATGCTGCTCCCCACAAGATTTCCTACCA comes from the Falco cherrug isolate bFalChe1 chromosome 7, bFalChe1.pri, whole genome shotgun sequence genome and includes:
- the LOC102053995 gene encoding formin-1; protein product: MTNLASIMEGTHTVLQLHKPIMELCYISFYHPEGKVRGFTYKGCVTLDRTSKRFCSCYQVRERMEMELREQPYENFGDIIFKQTTTKDILIELYKLTAEKEKLLSSFLRSHHILGLNTGHQEGKRQDVSGVLKIKGDDYSSFTHQQEFFQDSPKRDNLNHKKMRKYRRKESFEEFRHRKGGKKIHEHLSLLSVQDKQLENKMLLPTRFPTRSFLSSFSVSSWLTVKDCQAHSCIIGFSHYQHRTPRTNLCSVTTAVEDMVL